The DNA window CGGCCTGATGACCTTCAACATTGACCGCGTGTTCGCCTGGCTGACGCAGATTGCGGTGGCGGTGATGCAAGGGCTGGGGCTGAACGTACAGATGCCTGAGCTGCAACCGGATGCGTTCCCGTTCTGGGATTCGGCAATGATGGTGCTGTCCATCGTGGCGATGATCCTGATGACGCGCAAGTATGTAGAAAACTGGCTGCTGTGGGTGGTTATCGATGTCATCAGCGTGGCGATTTTCGCCTACCAGGGCGTGTACGCGATGGCGCTCGAGTATGTCATTCTGACGCTGATCGCCCTGAACGGCTCCTGGCTGTGGATCAAGAGTGCCGGGCGCAACCATTCCAATCCGTTGTCTTCCGCTCCCTGACAACGCAGAGGGCGCCGTGATGGCGCCCTCTTGGTTTAATGGCGATGTCCCAGGTGGGAGTGCGCTTCGGCATGTGAGTGTTCACTCGGCTCCGGCGCCCGGTTGATGCCGCAGTCCGGCGTCTCGCAGTGCCGGTATTCCATCTGAATGGTCACGTGGCCAATCTTGTAGTGCTCCAACAGATAAGCCTGAATGCGTTGCAACAGCCCATCGTGGTCATGCGGCGGGATCACCTGTGCATGCAACGTCATCAGCTTCTGTTCGCCGATCTGCCAGACGTGCACGTGATGGATGTTGCGCACTTCCGGGATGTTCAGGCACAGATCTTTTTGCAGCTTGGCGATATCGACTTCCTGCGGCGTGCCTTCCAGCAGCTCGTGGAAGCTTTCCTTCAGCAGCCGCCAGGCGCTGCGCAGCACCAGACAGGAGACCAGCACCGACAGGATCGGGTCAATCGGCGTCCAGCCGGTGGCGAGAATAACGATGGCGGCGGCGATGGCGCCCACCGAGCCGAGCAGATCGCCCAGCACATGCAGCGCGGCGGCGCGCACGTTGATGTTCTTCTCTTCGCTGCCGCGATGCAGCAGCCAGAAGGCGAACAGGTTAGCCAGCAGCCCCGCTATGGCGATGATCAGCATCGGGGTACCCATCACCGGCTGCGGTTCAAAGAAACGCTGTATCGCTTCCCACAGGATGAATACCACGATCACCAGCAGCGCCGCGGCGTTGAGGAAGGCCGCCAGCGTAGTCAGACGCAGATAACCGAAGGTGTGGCGCGCGTTGGGTTTGCGTTGGGAGAAGTGCACCGCCATCAGTGCCACCAGCAGCGCGGCGGCATCGGTCAGCATGTGGCCGGCGTCGGCCAACAGCGCCAGCGAGCCCGACCAGAGACCGCCAATCACTTCGGCCACCATAAAGACGGCGGTGACTAAAAAAGCGGTCAGTAGGCGTTTACTATTACTGTCTTTCGGCAGGTGTTGGTGTGGAGTGTCCGACATTATTCATCCTTATGCATAGCGAAAGAGGGGGCGGCAGTGAGCAGAGCATCCAGCTCCGGCAATATCTGCGCCACTAACGCCTCTAATTTAGTATAAGCGGTGCCGGCAAGCTCGCCCCGGCGTGCGGTTTCCACCAGTTGCTGGCACAGCTGCGCGGCTTCCGGCAGCTGCAGCATCAGCAGGCTGCCCTTGATACGATGCGCAGCCTGCTCCAGGTGCTGCCAGTCGTTTGCGGCGACGGCGCCCGCGAGCCGCTGGCGGTCTTGTCGTAGCGTATCGCTGAGCGTCTGCGCCAGCCGCTGCATCATGGCGCGATCGCCACCCGCCATCTCTGCCAGCGTTTGCCGTAAGTCAGTAAGGACTGACTTTTTCTCCTGAGCCTGTGGTTGCTGAGCCAGTATCTGGCCGATCGCCGCCAGTGAAATCGGCTTGGTCAGGAAGTGGTCGATCGCCACCAGCGCAGGCGGGATGCGGGTGAACTCCTGCACATCCGCCGAACAGAGCACGATGCGGCAAGGCGCGCGTTGCAGCCGCTGTTCGTCGCGCCGGATCAGCCTGGCGAGCGTCAGGCCGTCGGGGCGTGGCATGTTATAGTCGATAAACAACAGATCGAACGGCTGACGACGCTGGGCCTTCAGCAGCGCATAACCTTGCTCAAAGCGGGCGGGCTGCAGCCCGAAATGGCGCAACTGGCGCTCCATCAGCAACAGATTGGTGGGGTGATCGTCGATCAACGCGGTACGCAACGAGGAAGACGGCAGGGCGAGGGGCCGCTCCTCCGGGGCGATAACCGGCGACGCGCCGCTCAGCTCAACCGGTATCGCTACCTCGACGCGGGTGCCGATGCCAGGCTGCGATTGCAGCTCGATGCGGCCACCCATCTGCTCGACGATCTCCTTGCAGATCGATAGCCCCAGGCCCGTGCCTTGCACCGAGATGCGCTGCGCGCCGCGCGCGCGGTAAAACGGTTGGAACAGCTTGCCGAGCTCATCGGCGGCGATGCCGCAGCCGCTGTCGTTCACCGTCAGATGCAATACCCCCCGCAGCTCATCCTGCGCGCGCCAGCCGACGCCGACCTGAATGGCACCGCGTGGCGTAAACTTTATCGCGTTGTTTATCAGGTTGTTAGCTACCTGAAGTAAACGCTCACCATCAATGACCACCGCCTCCGGCAGCGCCGGATCCGCCACCACGCTCAACGTCAGCGGCCGTTCGCCGATCAGCGGCCGGTAGAGAGCGTCAATGCGCGCGACCCAGGGGCGCAGCGCCACCGGTTTCGGCGCCAGCGTCAGCGAACCGGTTTCCAGCCGGGCGTGATCCTGCAGGTCGTTGAGCAGGTTGAGCAGCGAAGAGGCAGAACTGTAAATCACCGGCAGGCCTTCCGGCGCGGGTTGGCGTTTGAGCTCCAGCTCCAGCAGGCCGAGAATGGCGTGCATCGGCGTACGCAGTTCGTGGCTGACGGTGGCGAGGAATTTGCTCTTCATGCGGTTTTCCGCTTCGGCGCGGCGGCGCGCCTGCTCAAGCTCTTCGCGTTCGCGTTTTTCTCGGCGCTGCAGCATGAAACGGCGCAGCGTCAGCGCCAGCAGCAGCACGGTAGCGGCGGCCAGCAGCGCCAGCAGCCAGGTGGTTTGCGGCGGCATGCGGTTGTCGTTCACCGCGTCTATCAGGTTGCTGCGATCGACGATCCATTCGTCGCGCAGCGATTGCAGAGTGTCCGCCGGGATCTGCATCAGGTTCTTATCGAGGATCGCCAACAGCAGCGGCTGATCGCGGCGTACGCCGAAGGCCACCGGATAGGGAATGTTGTTGGCGGCGAAGGCCAGCTTGATGGCGCCGGAATAGCGCGACAGCGCCAAAAAGTTGGCGGAGATGACGTTATCCACCAACGCATCCAGCTGACCGTTGGCCAGCGCGTCATACATGGATTTGCTGTCGGCGAAGCTGATGGTCTGTTCCCGCCCCGGCACCAGCCCCTGAGCCAAATCGCCCTGCAGCACGCCGATGCGCTTACCGGCCAGATCGTTCCAGGTCGAGATGCCGTTGGCGTACTGGCCGACGTAAACGCCCCACAGCGAACGGTGGATAGGCATGCTGGCGCCGTAGCGCGCCTTGACGCCGCGCGCCAGCGGCAGGGCGGCGCGGAAGCTGGCCTGGCCGGACTGCACCAGCTGATCGGCTTGCTCGGCGTTGCGCGCCCACAGCGGCGCGAAACGCAGCCCGGTGTTTTGCGCGATGATGTTGAGAATATCGATGGCGTAGCCGCGCGGCTGGCCGTCGGAACCGCGATAGGCGAACGGGAAGTTGTTCTCGATGGCGGCGTAGTAAACCACGCGGTGGCTCGCCACCCAGTTTTTCTCCATCGTCGTCAGATCGGCATTGCCGGTGTCGAGGTAGCTGGGGATCTTTTTACTCCAGCGGCTCTGCAGGGCGTTCATCAGTTCCATCGGCGCGTCGGCGATGGCGGTGTCCAGCGTGTCTATCAGCCGTGGGTCGGCGGCGGCGAACACGAAGGACAGATTGCCCAGGTTCTCGTTGCTTTCAATCTGATAGAGCTGGCCGAGCTGCAGCTGGTCGATGATAAAGCTGGCGCTGGCCTCGTCGGCGATAAAGTAGTCGCTGCTGCCGTTGAGCAGCGAATAGACCGCCTGCAGGTTGTTGTCGTAGCGCTGGATCTGCGACGCCACCGCCTGCAGGGCACCGCCGGACTGCATGTCGGTCAGCGCGCCGATCGCGACGCGGGCGTTGGCGGAATTGAGCATCACCGGCCGATCGTTGCTGCGATCGCGCAATACGCGCAGGTTGCTGACGTAATAGGGCTGGGAAATTTCCAGGCCGTGCAGCGCTTCACTTTGCGGGATGCCGTACAGCAGATCGACCTTGCCGTCGTGCAGCGCCTGCTCCAGCTGCGTCAGGTCGGCGAAGCCGTAAATGGCGAAGCGGATGCCGGTCACCTGCTGGATATAGCCGAGGTAGTCGGCGTTCAATCCGTACAGATCGTCGTCCACGATGATGTTGTACGGGCTGGTGTTCTCGCTGATGATGCCGACGCGCAGCGTACGATCGCGCCAGGGGTTCTTCTCGCCGACGATCAGCATGTTCTCGGGGGTATTCAGGTTGCTGACCAGCTGATAGCGCACCGGTTCCGCCGCCTGCGCCAGGCCGCACCACAGCAACAGCAGCAGCAGGGCGCGGCGCATCATGGCGCCAGCTCTTTAAACACCGCCGCCAGTTCCAGCAGGTTGCCGGCGCCGGTTTTGCGCTGGATATTTTTCTTGTGGGTGCTGACGGTCTTGTTGCTGATGTGCAGCAGGTCGGCGATCTGCAGGTTGGACAGCCCCTGGCTCAGCAAACCCAGCACCTCGAGCTCCTTGGGCGTGAGCTGCCCGCCGTCCGCCGTCGGCGCTTCTTCGGTCAGCGCGGCGGCGGGGAAGTGGGTTTCTCCGTCCAGCACCTGCTCGATCGCCTGTACCAGGTGCGCCAGCGAGCTGCCTTTATTGACGAAACCGTTGGCGCCGGCAGCATGGGCCATGCGCGCATAGACCTCGGCTTCCTGCGCGGTGTAGATCAGGATCGGCTGCTGCGGGTAGCGGCGGCGGATTTTTTTCAACAGCTGCAGCCCGTCGACCTGCGGCAGGCCGATATCCAGGATCACCAGGCCGAAAGCGGCCTCGGCCAGCAGGGCCAGCGCCTGAACGTCGTCCTGCGCCGCCTGCAGGCAGTAGGCGCGGGCTGATTTCATTAGCGCCGCTTCCAGTGCGACATGAACCACCGGGTGGTCATCAACTAATAACAGAGAGGGCATGTTCAACTCGGGTCACTTTATATTCCGATCGCTAGCATAGCGAAAAAGGAGGCTCTGCGCTCCCCTGATGAAACAGCACAATCTGCTGTTAATTTGGCGGTTCCAGCGGCGGGGGGCAAAGGTGATTTACAGCGCCATTCTCACAGGCTAGATTGTTGGGATCTACACCGTTACGCACTGCGAAAGACCCCACGATACCGAATGGAAAAGCTATGAATTACCAAAACGACGATTTACGCATTAATGATATTAAGGAACTCCTGCCGCCGGTGGCTTTGCTGGAGAAATTCCCGGCCACTGAACGCGCGGCAAAGACGGTGTCCCAGGCCCGCAGCGCAATTCACAATATCCTACGCGGCAGCGACGATCGCCTGCTGGTGGTGATTGGCCCTTGCTCTATCCATGATACCCAAGCCGCCAAAGAGTACGCGGGGCGTCTGCTGGCGCTGCGTGAAGAGCTGAAGGGCGAGCTGGAAGTGGTGATGCGCGTGTACTTCGAAAAACCGCGCACCACCGTGGGTTGGAAAGGCTTGATCAACGATCCGCAGATGGACAACAGCTTCAACATCAACGACGGCCTGCGCCTGGCGCGCAAACTGCTGGTGGAAATCAACGACAGCGGCCTGCCGGCCGCCGGCGAATTCCTTGACATGATCACGCCGCAGTATCTGGCGGATCTGATGAGCTGGGGCGCCATCGGCGCGCGCACCACGGAGTCGCAGGTGCACCGCGAACTGGCCTCCGGCCTCTCTTGCCCGGTCGGCTTCAAGAACGGTACCGACGGCACCATCAAGGTGGCGATCGACGCCATCAACGCCGCCGGCGCGCCGCACTGCTTCCTGTCTGT is part of the Serratia surfactantfaciens genome and encodes:
- the pnuC gene encoding nicotinamide riboside transporter PnuC — encoded protein: MSFFSTSNILVHIPLGAGGYDLSWIEAIGTLFGLLCIWYASKEKIINYLFGLINVTLFAVIFFQIQLYASLLLQLFFFGANIYGWYAWSRQTQDNQAELQIRWLPLPKALAWAAICVIGIGLMTFNIDRVFAWLTQIAVAVMQGLGLNVQMPELQPDAFPFWDSAMMVLSIVAMILMTRKYVENWLLWVVIDVISVAIFAYQGVYAMALEYVILTLIALNGSWLWIKSAGRNHSNPLSSAP
- the zitB gene encoding CDF family zinc transporter ZitB, with translation MSDTPHQHLPKDSNSKRLLTAFLVTAVFMVAEVIGGLWSGSLALLADAGHMLTDAAALLVALMAVHFSQRKPNARHTFGYLRLTTLAAFLNAAALLVIVVFILWEAIQRFFEPQPVMGTPMLIIAIAGLLANLFAFWLLHRGSEEKNINVRAAALHVLGDLLGSVGAIAAAIVILATGWTPIDPILSVLVSCLVLRSAWRLLKESFHELLEGTPQEVDIAKLQKDLCLNIPEVRNIHHVHVWQIGEQKLMTLHAQVIPPHDHDGLLQRIQAYLLEHYKIGHVTIQMEYRHCETPDCGINRAPEPSEHSHAEAHSHLGHRH
- a CDS encoding ATP-binding protein; this translates as MMRRALLLLLLWCGLAQAAEPVRYQLVSNLNTPENMLIVGEKNPWRDRTLRVGIISENTSPYNIIVDDDLYGLNADYLGYIQQVTGIRFAIYGFADLTQLEQALHDGKVDLLYGIPQSEALHGLEISQPYYVSNLRVLRDRSNDRPVMLNSANARVAIGALTDMQSGGALQAVASQIQRYDNNLQAVYSLLNGSSDYFIADEASASFIIDQLQLGQLYQIESNENLGNLSFVFAAADPRLIDTLDTAIADAPMELMNALQSRWSKKIPSYLDTGNADLTTMEKNWVASHRVVYYAAIENNFPFAYRGSDGQPRGYAIDILNIIAQNTGLRFAPLWARNAEQADQLVQSGQASFRAALPLARGVKARYGASMPIHRSLWGVYVGQYANGISTWNDLAGKRIGVLQGDLAQGLVPGREQTISFADSKSMYDALANGQLDALVDNVISANFLALSRYSGAIKLAFAANNIPYPVAFGVRRDQPLLLAILDKNLMQIPADTLQSLRDEWIVDRSNLIDAVNDNRMPPQTTWLLALLAAATVLLLALTLRRFMLQRREKREREELEQARRRAEAENRMKSKFLATVSHELRTPMHAILGLLELELKRQPAPEGLPVIYSSASSLLNLLNDLQDHARLETGSLTLAPKPVALRPWVARIDALYRPLIGERPLTLSVVADPALPEAVVIDGERLLQVANNLINNAIKFTPRGAIQVGVGWRAQDELRGVLHLTVNDSGCGIAADELGKLFQPFYRARGAQRISVQGTGLGLSICKEIVEQMGGRIELQSQPGIGTRVEVAIPVELSGASPVIAPEERPLALPSSSLRTALIDDHPTNLLLMERQLRHFGLQPARFEQGYALLKAQRRQPFDLLFIDYNMPRPDGLTLARLIRRDEQRLQRAPCRIVLCSADVQEFTRIPPALVAIDHFLTKPISLAAIGQILAQQPQAQEKKSVLTDLRQTLAEMAGGDRAMMQRLAQTLSDTLRQDRQRLAGAVAANDWQHLEQAAHRIKGSLLMLQLPEAAQLCQQLVETARRGELAGTAYTKLEALVAQILPELDALLTAAPSFAMHKDE
- a CDS encoding response regulator, whose product is MPSLLLVDDHPVVHVALEAALMKSARAYCLQAAQDDVQALALLAEAAFGLVILDIGLPQVDGLQLLKKIRRRYPQQPILIYTAQEAEVYARMAHAAGANGFVNKGSSLAHLVQAIEQVLDGETHFPAAALTEEAPTADGGQLTPKELEVLGLLSQGLSNLQIADLLHISNKTVSTHKKNIQRKTGAGNLLELAAVFKELAP
- the aroG gene encoding 3-deoxy-7-phosphoheptulonate synthase AroG, with product MNYQNDDLRINDIKELLPPVALLEKFPATERAAKTVSQARSAIHNILRGSDDRLLVVIGPCSIHDTQAAKEYAGRLLALREELKGELEVVMRVYFEKPRTTVGWKGLINDPQMDNSFNINDGLRLARKLLVEINDSGLPAAGEFLDMITPQYLADLMSWGAIGARTTESQVHRELASGLSCPVGFKNGTDGTIKVAIDAINAAGAPHCFLSVTKWGHSAIVNTSGNGDCHIILRGGKEPNYSAAHVKDVKAGLSKAGLPAQVMIDFSHANSSKQFKKQMDVSADVCGQIGGGEKAIIGVMIESHLVEGNQNLESGEPLVYGKSVTDGCIGWQDTETVLRDLAAAVKTRRG